The Paenibacillus macerans genome includes a window with the following:
- a CDS encoding cache domain-containing sensor histidine kinase, protein MFGRLRQRVIDPFKTSIRNKLILTMMLIAVVPVVVVAALAAENSRTSMEEQVISTNLSNMKWTGIYLGEQFARLNNLIYSIQISPGLTDYLNRPEGETPASHFTAQQNVFNTLNSVYYSGGNHLVGVILYLHDTGTLFTINSMRNDVETVSGMPRAYRDLLVQNKDFIVETPPSAPDKLRLIRSINRFENQEKLGYISLDVLWSYFDQTMNLLGEGKEQSVFVTDLNGRVLYGKGGVLPENAAAALSKSKETGPGYFKTDGEFVFYNTVDPAGLRLVKVVPIAVINESARATMNYGLIVGMISVAVSALFAFYFAWKTTKPIIGLARAMRKLDLTKGQAFPRSRRKDEIGLLEANFATMGERIREHINTEYRIRLEKKTAELKALQSQINPHFLQNTLQLIGGMIFSQKPAESYEIIRSLSEMFRYIVRDPNTLATVRAELEHLHHYMNIQQRRFGKRLHYELGVSDDVLDCRIPKLTLQPLVENAFVHGLDHKAGEWRLEVAIRREPAAGVLIMIRDNGTGMAPEQLNRLRSQLDQDLEQVWTQGTSIGLINVASRIQMYFGAEYKVDMNSQAGQGTCVTLHFPDQKEG, encoded by the coding sequence ATGTTTGGCAGACTGCGGCAGCGGGTCATCGATCCGTTTAAAACGAGTATCCGCAACAAGTTGATTTTGACGATGATGTTGATCGCGGTCGTCCCCGTCGTGGTCGTTGCCGCGCTGGCGGCGGAGAACAGCAGAACCTCGATGGAGGAGCAAGTGATAAGCACCAATCTGTCCAACATGAAATGGACGGGGATTTATCTGGGCGAGCAGTTCGCCAGGCTGAACAATCTGATTTACTCCATCCAGATCAGCCCGGGGCTGACCGATTATTTGAACCGGCCCGAAGGGGAAACCCCGGCCAGTCATTTTACGGCGCAGCAGAACGTTTTTAATACGCTGAACAGCGTGTATTACAGCGGCGGAAATCATCTCGTCGGCGTCATCCTGTACCTGCATGACACAGGCACGCTGTTTACGATCAATTCGATGCGAAACGACGTGGAAACGGTCAGCGGCATGCCGCGCGCGTATCGGGATTTGCTTGTGCAGAACAAAGATTTTATCGTCGAGACGCCCCCGTCCGCCCCCGACAAATTACGCTTGATCCGCAGCATTAACCGTTTTGAAAACCAGGAGAAGCTCGGGTATATCTCCTTGGATGTGCTTTGGTCTTATTTCGATCAAACGATGAATTTGCTCGGCGAAGGAAAAGAGCAGTCCGTGTTCGTCACGGATTTGAACGGCCGCGTTCTTTACGGCAAAGGCGGCGTCCTGCCCGAGAATGCGGCCGCGGCGCTGTCCAAGTCCAAGGAAACCGGGCCGGGCTATTTCAAAACGGACGGAGAGTTCGTCTTCTACAATACGGTGGACCCGGCCGGACTCCGATTGGTGAAAGTCGTCCCGATCGCCGTCATAAACGAAAGCGCCCGGGCAACGATGAATTACGGGTTGATCGTCGGGATGATTTCCGTGGCCGTCTCCGCGCTGTTCGCCTTTTATTTTGCCTGGAAAACGACCAAACCGATCATCGGCCTGGCTAGGGCGATGCGCAAGCTGGATCTGACCAAGGGGCAGGCGTTTCCCCGGAGCAGGCGAAAGGACGAAATCGGGCTGCTTGAAGCCAATTTCGCCACGATGGGGGAGCGGATCAGGGAGCATATTAATACGGAATACAGAATCCGCCTGGAAAAGAAAACGGCCGAGCTCAAGGCGCTGCAATCGCAAATCAACCCGCATTTTTTGCAAAACACGCTGCAGTTGATCGGCGGGATGATCTTCTCGCAAAAACCGGCGGAAAGCTACGAAATCATCCGCTCTTTAAGCGAAATGTTCCGTTATATCGTGCGCGATCCGAATACGCTGGCAACCGTCAGAGCGGAGCTTGAACATCTGCATCATTACATGAATATCCAGCAGCGGCGGTTTGGCAAAAGGCTTCATTACGAGCTGGGCGTTTCCGATGACGTGCTGGACTGCCGGATTCCCAAACTGACTTTGCAGCCTTTGGTCGAAAATGCGTTTGTCCATGGCCTGGATCATAAGGCGGGGGAGTGGCGCCTTGAGGTGGCGATCCGCCGCGAACCTGCCGCGGGAGTGCTCATCATGATCCGGGACAACGGAACCGGCATGGCGCCCGAACAGCTGAACCGGCTGCGGTCGCAGCTGGATCAAGATCTGGAGCAAGTGTGGACGCAGGGGACGAGTATCGGGCTCATCAATGTGGCTTCGCGGATTCAAATGTATTTTGGAGCGGAATACAAAGTGGACATGAACAGCCAAGCGGGCCAAGGAACTTGCGTAACGCTGCATTTTCCCGATCAGAAGGAGGGATGA
- a CDS encoding beta-galactosidase: protein MEKLLYGVAYYDEYMPCERLDEDIRMMKEAGINVVRIAESTWSTHEPQNGVFDFTSVDRVLDAMHRAGIHVIVGTPTYAVPTWMVKEHPDVLATTAKGPGKYGARQIMDITHPAYLFYAERIIRKLISRVSGHPAVIGYQTDNETKHYHTAGANVQLLFVKYIREKFKTLDRLNRAFGLDYWSNRINSWEDFPSVVGTINGSLGAEFAKFQRKLVTDFLNWQVSIVNEYKRPDQFVTQNFDFEWRGHSYGIQPDVDHFAAARPFDITGVDIYHPSQDDLTGSEISFGGDVARSTKGTNYLVIETQAQAFTHWTPYPGQLRLQAFSHLASGANMVAYWHWHSIHNSIETYWKGLLSHDFEPNPVYEEAKTIGRDFARLSPHLTNLKKENKVAILVSNESLTALEWFKFNFTSAKNYNDVVRMMYDELYRMNVGCDFVSPATPSFERYDLLVVPALYSASDELLERLNRFVYDGGHIVYTFKSGFTDENVKVRTERQPGVIGKACGVSYSMFVEPRNVSLKDDPFRVGAEHNQVHTWMELLTPAEAEVLAYYDHPHWGKYAAVTQNRYGQGQAVYIGCMTSEAIMGKILEHAVKQAGLWGADQDIRFPLIAKHGINGMGKTVRYYFNYSDLPASLNYPHREGTELLSGAPVSPGETLTLEPWGFKIIEEQ from the coding sequence ATGGAAAAGCTGCTTTACGGTGTCGCTTACTATGACGAATATATGCCTTGCGAACGTCTGGACGAAGATATCCGGATGATGAAAGAGGCGGGGATCAACGTGGTGCGGATCGCCGAATCGACATGGAGCACGCACGAGCCCCAAAACGGGGTGTTCGACTTCACCTCGGTGGATCGGGTGCTGGACGCGATGCATCGGGCGGGGATTCATGTCATCGTCGGTACGCCTACGTATGCCGTGCCGACCTGGATGGTCAAGGAGCATCCGGACGTACTGGCGACAACGGCCAAAGGCCCCGGCAAATACGGCGCCCGGCAAATTATGGACATCACCCATCCTGCTTACCTGTTTTATGCGGAGCGGATCATCCGCAAACTGATTTCCCGGGTCAGCGGCCACCCCGCGGTCATCGGTTACCAGACCGACAACGAAACGAAGCATTACCACACGGCGGGCGCCAACGTCCAGTTGCTGTTCGTCAAATACATCAGAGAGAAATTCAAAACGCTGGACCGGCTGAACCGGGCGTTTGGCCTGGATTATTGGAGCAACCGGATCAACAGCTGGGAGGACTTCCCCTCGGTCGTCGGGACGATCAACGGCAGCCTGGGCGCGGAGTTCGCCAAGTTCCAGCGGAAGCTGGTTACCGATTTTCTGAATTGGCAGGTGTCGATCGTAAACGAATACAAGCGGCCGGATCAGTTCGTCACGCAAAACTTCGATTTTGAGTGGCGCGGGCATTCCTACGGCATCCAGCCGGACGTCGACCATTTTGCGGCCGCCCGCCCGTTCGACATCACCGGGGTGGACATCTATCATCCTTCCCAGGACGATCTTACCGGCAGCGAAATTTCCTTCGGCGGAGATGTGGCCCGCTCTACCAAAGGAACGAATTATTTGGTGATCGAGACGCAGGCGCAAGCTTTCACCCATTGGACGCCGTATCCCGGGCAGCTGAGATTGCAGGCGTTCAGCCACCTGGCCTCCGGGGCCAATATGGTCGCCTATTGGCATTGGCATTCGATCCACAATTCCATCGAAACGTACTGGAAAGGCCTGCTCAGCCACGATTTCGAACCTAATCCGGTCTATGAGGAAGCCAAAACGATCGGCCGCGATTTTGCCCGGTTATCGCCGCATTTGACGAACCTGAAGAAGGAGAACAAAGTCGCCATCCTCGTCAGCAACGAGTCGTTGACGGCGTTGGAATGGTTTAAGTTTAATTTTACCAGCGCCAAAAACTACAACGATGTCGTCCGGATGATGTATGATGAGCTGTACCGGATGAATGTCGGCTGCGACTTCGTGTCGCCCGCCACCCCAAGCTTTGAGCGGTATGACCTGCTTGTGGTGCCGGCGCTGTACTCGGCTTCCGACGAACTGCTGGAACGCCTTAACCGGTTCGTGTATGACGGCGGGCACATCGTTTATACTTTTAAGAGCGGATTTACGGACGAAAATGTCAAAGTCCGCACCGAACGCCAGCCGGGGGTGATCGGGAAGGCTTGCGGCGTTTCGTACAGCATGTTCGTTGAACCCCGAAACGTATCGCTGAAAGACGATCCGTTCCGGGTCGGGGCGGAGCACAACCAGGTGCATACGTGGATGGAACTGCTCACGCCGGCGGAGGCGGAGGTGCTCGCCTATTACGACCATCCGCATTGGGGGAAATACGCCGCGGTGACGCAAAACCGGTACGGCCAAGGGCAGGCCGTTTATATCGGCTGCATGACCAGCGAAGCCATCATGGGCAAGATCCTGGAGCATGCCGTGAAGCAGGCCGGTTTATGGGGGGCCGATCAAGACATCCGTTTCCCGCTCATTGCCAAACACGGGATTAACGGGATGGGCAAAACCGTCCGCTACTATTTTAACTATTCCGATTTGCCGGCATCGCTAAATTACCCTCACCGGGAGGGGACTGAACTTCTCTCGGGCGCGCCGGTAAGTCCCGGTGAGACCCTGACCCTGGAGCCCTGGGGATTCAAGATTATTGAAGAGCAATAG